A part of Miscanthus floridulus cultivar M001 chromosome 6, ASM1932011v1, whole genome shotgun sequence genomic DNA contains:
- the LOC136461279 gene encoding exocyst complex component EXO70B2-like, translated as MGSVRNRDEDDSAYMIGTYDLPSFGSFHHLSSGSTYTSSILSSFFRDSCSTGSGLDITRLDDTALENTASVFDDTRFSDIFGHVSIGAFKEVAASHPNLADQSQELHQAFHTKCIEVLTRCRFAGGTDSVLGVDCKGLEGEQWRIIKSWPAALEYIVRVLNAALMQPKQNRTAKVLNTLQLQLLKQNRRACTLYDAFPTLSRVFGEEFVKKETEGVFAALKDSSLEIIRELKVLVQTYSPKKVPMEGSILTITGYLMKYIRLLVNHIGSLDMILCRSQANGPLTIEGVNMTGRLATGLIADLESVLKEKSSIYASEPGLQSLFLMNNAHFILQEVEESDVRLMVGAEWIKKRCYHIKQYKTDYLSSSWKQVVHHLETATSTSPPKRRMNNFLKIFYSTPSPLKSFESALNKTWKS; from the exons ATGGGATCAGTAAGAAATAG AGATGAGGATGACAGTGCCTATATGATTGGAACATACGACTTACCTTCTTTCGGAAGCTTCCACCATCTCTCAAGTGGCAGCACCTACACCAGCAGTATCTTGTCTTCATTCTTCAGGGACTCATGTAGCACAGGCAGTGGACTTGATATCACAAGGCTAGATGACACTGCTCTGGAGAACACTGCCTCCGTATTTGATGATACCAGGTTCAGTGACATCTTTGGACATGTGTCAATTGGTGCTTTCAAGGAGGTAGCAGCTAGCCACCCGAATCTGGCTGACCAATCACAAGAACTGCACCAGGCATTTCACACCAAGTGCATCGAGGTCTTGACAAGGTGTCGGTTTGCTGGAGGTACCGACTCAGTTCTCGGAGTAGACTGCAAGGGTTTAGAAGGGGAACAGTGGAGGATAATTAAGAGCTGGCCTGCAGCACTAGAATATATTGTCAGAGTCCTCAACGCAGCCCTTATGCAGCCCAAGCAAAATCGTACTGCAAAGGTTCTCAACAcattgcagctgcagctacttaAGCAGAATAGACGTGCTTGCA CACTGTATGATGCCTTCCCTACTCTTTCAAGAGTGTTTGGTGAAGAATTTGTGAAGAAAGAGACAGAGGGGGTTTTTGCAGCACTGAAGGACTCTTCACTGGAAATAATTCGTGAGCTGAAGGTGTTGGTTCAGACTTACAGCCCGAAGAAGGTACCAATGGAAGGCAGCATTCTCACGATAACTGGATACCTCATGAAATACATCAGATTACTGGTAAATCACATTGGATCACTTGATATGATTCTATGCAGAAGCCAGGCTAATGGTCCGTTGACCATCGAAGGCGTGAATATGACAGGTCGTCTAGCGACTGGGCTCATTGCTGACCTGGAATCAGTTCTCAAGGAAAAATCTAGCATCTATGCATCTGAACCAGGACTACAGTCTCTCTTTCTGATGAACAATGCGCATTTCATACTGCAAGAAGTCGAAGAATCGGATGTACGCCTGATGGTAGGAGCCGAGTGGATCAAAAAGCGCTGCTACCACATCAAACAGTACAAGACGGATTACCTGTCCTCATCATGGAAACAGGTTGTGCATCATTTGGAGACTGCAACAAGCACTTCACCTCCCAAAAGGCGCATGAACAACTTCCTCAAGATCTTCTACTCCACTCCCAGTCCCCTCAAGAGTTTTGAATCGGCTCTGAACAAAACCTGGAAATCCTAG